A stretch of DNA from Desulfallas thermosapovorans DSM 6562:
ACCGTTTAAGAAAAGCCGCAAGCAGGCCGGTTTTACCGCCCAGGCGGCAGCGGAGCAGCTGCACATCGACAAGCGTAGCCTTTACCGCATCGAGGCGGGGCAGCAGCCGGCGCCGCCGGAACTGGTCTGGCACATGGCCGAGCTGTACGGCGACCCGGGCCTGGTCAGGTGGCAGCAGAGCGAGGCCGACCCCATCGGCAGGCGCGTCAACCCGCCGGTGCTGAACGCCATCGTCAACAGCCCCCAGGCGGTACATTACTGCCTGGTACGGGAACTGGACGAGGCGGTGCCGGCGGCTGACATGCTCTGTCGCCTGGTGACCAACAAGATGACCCAATATGACTTTAACGAGCATGAAAAGAGCCAGTATTTTGCACTGTATGGGAAGTGTGTGTCCAACATCAAGCAGGCCGTGGCCGAAGTGGAGGGGGTGATGATGAGGATCTTCGGGGTCCGGGCCGCCGAAGCGGCCGGCAAAGCGCACAGGGACAAG
This window harbors:
- a CDS encoding helix-turn-helix domain-containing protein, producing the protein MELPFKKSRKQAGFTAQAAAEQLHIDKRSLYRIEAGQQPAPPELVWHMAELYGDPGLVRWQQSEADPIGRRVNPPVLNAIVNSPQAVHYCLVRELDEAVPAADMLCRLVTNKMTQYDFNEHEKSQYFALYGKCVSNIKQAVAEVEGVMMRIFGVRAAEAAGKAHRDKMLQKGYLQTKEKALPKEGAQEKTSYQSLTPSSWQVKETRSEYMAAI